A window of Aliarcobacter trophiarum LMG 25534 contains these coding sequences:
- a CDS encoding RrF2 family transcriptional regulator, with product MKVSKKTDYALRALFAVAEADNLISIRELSELVDVPRRFLENIMLEMNKAGWVKSIPGRYGGYILAKNADEITMGEVIRYFEGMIAMISCVSVSNYEPCSQEGKCYFRRVFLNIRNLTAQILDRTTIASCLGQAPVTKEDVLKEEFVGGLGI from the coding sequence ATGAAAGTATCAAAAAAGACAGATTATGCATTAAGAGCATTATTTGCAGTAGCAGAAGCAGACAATCTTATTTCAATTCGAGAATTATCAGAATTAGTTGATGTTCCAAGAAGATTTTTAGAAAATATTATGCTTGAGATGAATAAAGCAGGGTGGGTAAAAAGTATTCCTGGAAGATATGGTGGCTATATCTTGGCAAAAAATGCAGATGAGATAACAATGGGTGAGGTTATACGATATTTTGAAGGTATGATTGCTATGATATCTTGTGTTTCTGTATCTAACTATGAACCATGTAGCCAAGAGGGAAAATGCTATTTTAGAAGAGTCTTTTTAAATATTAGAAATTTGACAGCGCAAATTTTGGATAGAACAACAATAGCTTCATGCTTAGGTCAAGCTCCAGTTACAAAAGAAGATGTTTTGAAAGAGGAGTTTGTTGGTGGTTTGGGTATTTAA
- a CDS encoding sulfate ABC transporter substrate-binding protein, whose amino-acid sequence MIKNIVLASLLVSTLSFAKEYDYKAEAIKKSIEILNVSYDPTRELYEEYNKNFAKYWQEKTGQKVTIKQSHGGSGKQARGVIDGLKADVVTLALAYDIDAISQKANLFPKDWQKKLEYNSSPYTSTIVFLVRKGNPKGVKDWNDLIKDGVEVITPNPKTSGGARWNYLAAYAYGLKEELGTLEKIDFNSSIYKKADKKAKEYVTKLLKHVPVLDSGARGATNTFVQRKIGDVLLAWENEAFLAINELGKDEFEIVVPSVSILAEPPVTVVEQNAIQKETLNISTEYLKYLYSKAGQTLVAKHYYRPSVPSLVEKKYLEIFPKLELFKIEDVFISWENA is encoded by the coding sequence ATGATAAAAAATATAGTGTTAGCATCACTGCTAGTATCAACATTAAGCTTTGCAAAAGAGTATGACTATAAAGCAGAAGCAATAAAAAAATCTATAGAGATTTTAAATGTATCGTATGACCCCACAAGAGAGTTATATGAAGAGTATAATAAAAACTTTGCAAAATATTGGCAAGAAAAAACTGGACAAAAAGTAACAATAAAACAGTCACATGGGGGTTCAGGAAAACAAGCAAGAGGGGTAATTGATGGATTAAAAGCTGATGTTGTAACTTTAGCACTAGCTTATGATATAGATGCAATTAGCCAAAAAGCTAATTTATTTCCTAAAGATTGGCAAAAAAAACTAGAGTATAACTCATCTCCTTACACTTCAACTATTGTATTTTTAGTAAGAAAAGGGAATCCAAAAGGAGTTAAAGATTGGAATGATTTAATAAAAGATGGGGTTGAAGTTATTACTCCAAACCCAAAAACTTCAGGAGGTGCAAGATGGAACTATCTTGCAGCTTATGCTTATGGTTTAAAAGAAGAGTTAGGAACTTTAGAGAAAATTGATTTTAATTCTAGTATCTACAAGAAAGCTGATAAAAAAGCAAAAGAGTATGTTACAAAACTTTTAAAACATGTTCCAGTTTTAGATTCAGGTGCTAGAGGAGCTACAAATACTTTTGTTCAAAGAAAGATTGGAGATGTTTTACTAGCTTGGGAAAATGAAGCATTTTTAGCAATAAATGAATTAGGAAAAGATGAATTTGAAATTGTTGTTCCATCTGTTTCAATATTAGCTGAGCCTCCAGTAACTGTTGTAGAACAAAATGCTATACAAAAAGAGACTTTGAATATTTCAACTGAATATTTAAAATATTTATATTCAAAAGCTGGGCAAACATTAGTTGCAAAACACTATTATAGACCAAGTGTTCCAAGCTTAGTCGAAAAAAAATATTTAGAAATTTTTCCAAAATTAGAGCTATTTAAAATAGAAGATGTTTTTATAAGTTGGGAAAATGCATAA